In Thermoplasmata archaeon, the DNA window CTACGGCGAAGCCCCGACGGACGCCTACCAGGCGTTCGTCACCGCGCTCTCTCCCGAGGCGAACGGGGAGATTCTGCTCGGACCCTCCGACGAGGACGTCGTCCGTTTTCTCATCGTGCTGCGCCCGGGCCTCGCCGAACCTCTCTCGCGCCTCTCCCAGGCGCGCGGCGTGCGCCTCACGCCCGTCCCGCATCTCGATGGGACGGTCGCGGAGTCGCTCGCGGCCCTGCGAGCGCGCACGGTCGAGATCGTGGGCCGTCGTACCGAGATCGCGGCCGCGCTCGCGAAGATCTCCGAGGCCTGGTATCCTACGGTGAGCGCGATCGCGGAAGCGCTCGAGATCGAAAACCGGAAATCCGAGGTCGTGACGAAGCTCGGAGCGAGCCGCTCCGTCTTCGCCCTCGAGGCGTGGGTCCCCGAGCGCGACCTCGCGCGGCTCGAATCCGTCGTCCGCGCCGCGAGCGGGGACCGAGTCTACTTCTACCGCGTCCCGACCCACGAAGAGCCGCCCACGATGATGTCGAACCCCTCGGGGGTCCGTCGCTTCGAGTTCTTCATCCGGTTCTACTCGCTGCCGCAGGCGACCGAGTGGGACCCGACGCTCGTCTTCGCGATCGTCTTCCCCATCTTCTTCGGCTTCATGCTCGCCGACTGGGGCTACGGGCTCACGATCCTGTTGATCTGCCTGTGGATGATCGCCGGCTTTCCCGGCGCTCGGCGCCTGCCGAAGTTCGGCCGCGACTTCGTCAAGCGGATCATGGGTCCGCAGGGGATGCGCCAGCTCGCCTACGCGCTCCTCCCCGGCTGCGCGATCGCGATCGGGCTGGGCCTGTACTCGGACGCGTTCTTCGGCTTCCCGCTCTTCCACGCGCTGTTCGGCTACGATAGCCCGTTCGTGCCGAGCCAGCACGTCCCGGCGCTCCTGCTCTTCGCCGGCTTCGTCGGGCTCGCGATGGTCAGCCTCGGATTCCTCTTCGGCCTCCTCAAGGAGTACTTCCACCACCACCCGCGGGCCGCCGCGGGCAAGGCCGGCGGGATCGTGCTGGCCTGGGGGATCGCGTTCTTCGGCCTCTGCGTGATCCACGGCGCGGACCACGTTTCGAACCCGCTCTTCGACCTCTATGTCGCGATGCTCGCCGCGGGCCTCGGGCTCCTCGTGATCGGCGAGGGGATCCAGCTCGGCGTCATGGGCCTCATCGAGGTGCTCAGCCACATCCTGTCGTACACGCGGCTCGTGGGGATCCTGCTCGCGAGCATCATCCTCGCCCTCGTCATCAACTCCATCGGGGGCGGGCTCGTGGTCGGCGGGACCCTCGTCGGGATCGTCGCGGGCCTCGCGATCATCCTGGTCGGCCAGTCGTTCAACGTCATCCTCGGCGTCTTCGAGCCGGGGATCCAGGGCGCGCGGCTGATCTTCGTCGAGTACTTCTCCAAGTTCTACTCGGGCAACGGCCGGCCGTTCCGGCCGTTCGGCGCCCCCCGCACCCACACCGTCCCGACGGTCGCACCGGACGGGCTCGCCGCGGGCCCGCTCGTCCAGGCGCCCCCGCCCGACTAGAGGCGCGGGACGACCAGGAGCGGGCTCAGTCGCTCGGGCGCGATCCCGTACATCCGGCCGAAGGCGATCCGCCGCAGGTCGGCCCGCTCGAGCTCAGCGAGCAACAGGTAGGTGAAGATCACGCTGAGCGAGAGCGGGTAGGTCCGCAGCCGGCGCAGCTCGCCGAGGGCCCGGTCGCGCGCGAGGGCCGACTCGAAGCCCCCGAGGCTTCCCCCGCGCTGGAACTCCTCGGTCCCCTCGGCGATCGACGGGTAGCGATCGGCGAGGCGCTCGGCGAGCTCGACCACGCCGCGGGCGCCGAAGAGGTCGGGCGCGAGGGACGCCGGTAGGCTGCCGCCCTCGAACCAGCGCTGGAGCACCTCGTCGAGCGCGAGGTCGCCCGCCTTGCCCTTGAGCAGCAGCAGCGCGTTGCGCAGGTCGATCTCGCTCGAGAGGAACTGGCGCACGACCCACTCGTCGCCCTGGAAGAACCGGGCGGCCTCGCGGACGGTGCGGAAGTAGTCCTGGTCGAGGGCGTGGACGACCGGGAAGATGTCGTGGGTGCGCTCGAACGTCTCCAACAGCGGCAGGATCGTCGCGCCGTAGCCGTACCTCACGAGGGCCTGGACGGTCGACTCGAGCGAGGGCTGGGCGAGCAGGGTCCGGTAGTCGTCGAGCGTGAGCACGCCGGCGTAGAGGCCGGCCGGGATGTCCCGGCTGGACACGAGGTGCTCGTCGGTCTCCGTCAGCGCCCGGCCCTGGGCCTTCGCGGCCAGGATCAGCTCGATGTTCTCGCGGTCCCACCGCGTGAGGTAGGCGCCGACGACCTGCCGGCCCGCGAACGGCGTCGCCTCGAGGGCGTGGCGGTTGCGCCGCACGAACGTGCGGTTCGTCCCGACCTCCACGAGCGTGATCCCCTGGTAGGCCGCGCGCGCCTGCTGCAGGTCCGGCCCGTAGGCCGTCCCCTCGAGGAGCTTGGCGATCTCCGCCGGGTCCCGGGCCTGGACGAGGGCCGGGTAGGCGTCCTTCGGAAGGAACGCGCTGAACTCCGGCCGCAGGCGGCCGAGCGCGCTCGCGTACGCCGACGAGGCCACGGTCCTCCCTTCAGGCGAGGAGCTCGCGGACCCGGTCCTCGCGCAGGCGCAATAGCTCGTCGAACGAGAGGTTCAGCCGGCGGTTCCCGTCGGGCGTCTCCGCGACCAGGCCGCCGACGATCGGCCGGGGCGTGGGGTCGAACGACTTGCCCGCGATCTTGCCGAGACGGGCCGCGTCCTCCGCGCGGCCCGAGACGCGGATCGGGCGGCCGAGCTCGTTCGTCGCGACCGCGACCATGCGCCGGAGCACCTCGGGGTACTCGGGGTCGTTCGTGAACTCCGCGAGCAGGACGCGGGTGGCCCGGAGCCCCTCCTCGAGCCGGCGCTCGCGCGCCTCGTACAGGCGCTGGCGCGCCGCGAGCTTGGCGGCCGCGATGCGCTGGGCCCGCTCGCGGGCGATCTCGGCGTCGGCGGAGCGCGCGCTCGCCGTGCCCGCGTCCGCGATCGCGCGATCGCGCTCGGAGGCGAGCCGACCCAGCTCGGTGCGCTGCGCCTCGAGCGTCGCGCGCAGCTCGGCCTCGCCGCGGGCGCGGATCTCCTCGATGAGGCTGTCGAGGCTCATGCGCCGGGCCCCGCTAGATCGCGCCGATCAGCAGGATGAACCCGAGCACGAAGCCGATGATCCAGAGCGTCTCGGGGATCACGAAGAAGAAGAGGACCTGCCCGAACTTCTCGGGCTTCTCGGCGATGATGCCCATGCCGGCGGCGCCGATCCCGGACTGGGCCATCCCGGTCCCGATGAGCCCACCGGCGATCGCGATCCCGGCGGCGAGCGTAGCGTACGGGTCGGCCATGGCGCAACCGCGCGGCCGAGAAAGGTCGGGTATATAGCCCCACCACCGCCGTCGCACGGCGGGGCTAGGCGTCGGCCTCGGGGGCCGGCTCGGGCGGCTCGGCCGCGGCCTTCGCCGCGGCCCGGGCCTGGCGTTGCACCAGCCCGATCGCCCCGGCCCAGGCGACCCCGCCGAGCACGTAGGCGGTCACGCAGACCGGACAGATCGCGTGAATCTGTGCGACCTCGACGTAGAGCAGGTACAGCGCGAGGGCGACCCCGGCGCTCGTCAGGCTGAGGAGCGCGTAGGCCCGGCCGCGATCGCGCGGCCGCTGTTCGGCGAGGCCGGCGGCGACGAGGATCGCGACGAACCCTCCGACGCCCCAGGCGAAGTCGGGGATCCCGAGCGTCGAGGTGAGGCCGCTCGTCAGCACGCGCGAGCAGGAGATCGAGGAGCTCACGGAGCAGACGCTGGCAAGGCCCGGATCCAGCACCTCCGCGGCCGCGAACAGCGCGGCGATGAGGCCCAGCCCGGCCGCGAGGTAGACGACGGTGCGCAGCGAGCGGGTTCGCATCGTCCCTACGGGATCTCGGCGAAGTCCGCTTCGACGCCGCTCGTGGTCGCGCTCGACCAGTGCAGCGAGGCCGCGAGCTGTGAGACGGGGGCCCCGGTCGACTTGGCCATGAACGCCATGATCCACCACGCCTGGAACTGGACGGCCGTCCACGGCCCGCCGGACTCGCCCTGCACGTCGGACAGGACCGTCGAGGCCCCGGTCCCGGCCCAGTCCTGGAGGTTCTGCGGGTAGATCAACTGGCTCTGGGCGTGGACGTACTGGCCGTTCACGACGAGGAACGGGATCGTCCCCCCGCTGTAGGCGGAGACGTACGCCGACTGGAAGCAGGTGGAGGTGCCCGGGAACGGGTGGCCGGAGTAGCTGCCGACGTACTCGCTGACCTGGAACGACACCCAGCTCGAGGTGTACCCGATGTTCGCGAGGACGATCTCGGGGGTGCTCGGATAGACATCGGACGGGTCGGAATAGGCCAGCGCGTTCCCCGCGCCCGAGACGTTGCCGAACTCGCTGAGCGCCTTGTAGATCGCCCAGCTGCCGGCCGAGCAGTACGGGCACCACTCGGCGCCGAAGAAGTAGACGACCGGCTTACCGCTGTCCTGCCAGGCGCTCATGCTGCCGTAGGCCCACGGGGACACCGCGGCGCTCCCCGAGCCCGTGCCGCTCGTCCCGATCGTGCCCAGCGTCGAGTACGGGGGCAGGTACGGGCATCCGAACGCGAGGTAGCCCGTCAGGCCGACCGTGCCCGCGAGCACGAGCCCGAGCGCCACGCCGCCCACGAGCGTCTTGCGGTACGTCGGGGTCCAGCGCTTCTCCTGGGTCCGCCACAGGCCGAAGCACAGGATGAACGCGGCGGCCGCCACGCCGAGCGCCAGCCACGGGATCGCGGGCAGCAGGAGACCGACCGGGGACGGGACGAGATAGGCCAGCAGGCCCCACAGGCCGAAGACCGGCACCGCGAGGAAGCCGACGCGCGGCAGGGTCCAGCGGTGCTCCCGCAGCTCGAGGTCCTGCTTGCTCGGACGGCTCGGGGCCTCGGGTTCCCGGCGACCCCCGCGTCGGCGGTGGCGATGGTACAGCGCCCGGAGCGCACGCCCGGGCTCCTGGACAGAGGCCTCCGGGTGGAACCCGACCTTCGGATCGTCGGCGATCCGGTCCCAGTCCCAGCCCCGGTCTCGGAGCTGCTCGACCCGGTCCCAGTCGACCATCGCCCTTGCTACGGGCGGCCCCCTCTTCCTCTTTACCCTCGCCCCCGAGACGCGGGACCCTTCCCCGCACGGGCCCGGCGACCCCTCCCCCTTTTATCCGGTCCGGGGTGACCCCCGCGATGCGTCTCACGTTCCTCGGGACCGCCGGTTCCTGGCCGACGAAGGAGCGCAGCGCCAGCGCGATCGCGCTCGACCTCGAGCGCGAGCTGATCCTCCTCGACTGCGGAGAGGGCACCCAGCGCCAGTTCTTCCAGTCGTCCGCTTCGTTCATGCGCGTGCGCCGGGTCTTCCTGACGCACTTTCACGGCGACCATTTCCTCGGGCTTCCCGGCCTCGTCCAGAGCATGAACCTCAACAACCGGACCGAGCCCCTCGACATCTACGGGCCGCCGGACGCGCGCGAGCTCGTCGAGCGCGCGCTCGCGCTCGGCTACTTCACCCAGCGCTTCCCGATCGCCATCCACCCGCTGCAGCCGGGCGAATCGGTGGAGCTCGACGGCTACACGGTGCGCAGCGCCCGGGCCGAGCACCCGGTGCCCGCGCTCGCCTTCCGCATCGAGGAGGGGCCGAAGCGTGGCCGCTTCGATGGCGCGCTCGCGCGATCGCTGGGCATCGAGGGGCCGGACTTCCGCCGCCTCGAGGCCGGGGAGTCGATCCGGGTCGGCGCCCGGGTGATCCATCCCTCCGACGTGATGGGCGAGCCACGGCCCGGCCGCTCGATCGTGTACTCGGGGGACACTTCGCCGAGCGACGAGGTGCGACGGCTCGCGCACCGGGCGACGGTGCTGATCCACGAAGCGACCGCCTCGCGCGAGATCGAGGAAGAGGCGAACCAGTGGGGCCACTCCTCCGCGCGCCAGGCCGCGGAGATCGCGACGGCGGCCGAGGTGCGTGCGCTGTTCCTCACGCACTTCTCCTCGCGCTACAAGGAGCTCGAGGCCCTCGAGGCCGAGGCGAACCTCGCGTTCCCCGGGACGAAAGCCGCGCGCGACCTGCTCGATCACCTCGTCCACCAGCCATGATCCGCGTCGACCTCGTCGTCGACGAGATCGCGGAGCTCGCGACCCTCGCTCCGGGTCCGATCCCCCGCACCGGCCCGGCGATGCGGGAGCTCGGGATCGTCCGGGACGCCGCGATCGGGATCGCCGGCCGCCGCATCGCCTGGATCGGTCCGGCCCGCCGACGGCGCTCGGAGGTCCGTCTCGCCGCCGGGGCTCGCACGGTCTCGGCGAACGGCGGGATCGTCGTGCCGGGCCTCGTGGACGCGCACACGCACGCGCTGTTCGCTGGTGACCGGGCGTTCGAGCTGCCCCGCAAGGCCGCCGGCGAGAGCTACGCCGAGATCGCCCGCTCGGGGGGCGGCCTGTATGCGACCGTGGCCGCGACGCGAGCGGCCTCCGACGCGATCCTCACCGACGAGACCGTCGGCCGGCTCGAGCGGATGGTCCGCCACGGCGCGACCACGATCGAGGTGAAGAGTGGCTACGCGCTCGACGTGCCCGGCGAGCTGCGGCTGCTGCGCCTGCTGCCACGGATCGCGCGTCGCGCGGGGGTCCGGGTCGTGCCGACCTTCCTCGGCGCCCACGCGGTGCCCCCCGAGTTCGCGGGGCGCGCCGACGCCTACCTCGACCGGCTCATCGCGGACGCCCTGCCGACGATCGCGCGCGAGGGGCTCGCGCGCTTCTGCGACGTCTTCTGCGAGCCCGGCTTCTTCTCGCCGGCCCAGGCCGAGCGTCTGCTCCGCGCCGCTCTCGCCTTCGGACTCGGGGCGAAGATCCACGCCGAGGAGTTCGTCGCCTCCGGCGGGGCGGCCGTCGCCGCGCGAGTCCGCGCCACCTCCGCGGACCACTTGCTCCAGGCGACGCCGGACGACGCGCGGCGTCTCGCCGCGGCCGGGGTGACGGCAGTGCTGCTGCCGCTGACGGCGTTCGCCGCGACGCGCGCCCACCACGTTCCGGCTCGCGCGATGGTCGACGCGGGCGTCCCCGTCGCGCTCGGCACGGACTGTTCGCCCAACGCCTGGGTCGAGTCGATGCCGCTCGTCCTCGCGCACGCCGTGCACGGCGGAGGGCTCGCTCCCGCCGAAGCGCTCTGCGCCGCCACCGTCAACGCCGCGCACGCCTGCGGCCTCGAGGACGCCGGGCGGCTTGTCGTCGGCGGACCCGCCGACTTCGCGCAGTTCGCGCTCCGCTCGCTCGATCAGCTCGGCTACCGCTTCGACGCGCGTCCGGCGTCGATTTACCGTCAGGGAAAACCGGTTTTCTCGGCGTAACTCCGTCAGCACATTCAAATAGGACCCCTATCTTTGTCGCCGGTCGAGGTCGCCAGCATGGCGGAGAAGGTCGGCAAGGAGCAGATCAAGCGCGAGAAGGGCTACCTGTACTACCTCGGGAAGGACGGGTATCTCTGGAAGACGCCCACGAAGCTGAACAAGTCCGGCAGGAAGGCGCGCGTCGGCACCGAGAAGATCACCCGCCAAGACGGGTACATGTATTTTCTCGACAAGAAGGGCTACGTCTCGCGCGCCCGAATGAAGAACGCCTGAGCCCGACCCACCTTTCCCGGGGAACCTTCCTTCGGGAGGGTTCCCCGGGTGCCGTTTTTTTCGCTGAGAGTCGCGTGCGTCCGAGCAGGCAAATAGTCCGAGCTCTCTGGTCCGCATCATGACGTGCCGCAACGCGCCGGACGACCCGAGGAAGTGCGAGCGCTGCGGGGCGTTCCTGTGGGTCGCCGACGAGGGCCTCTACTGCGGCGAGTGCGGCGTCCTCATGCCGTGCACGATGCGCGTCGTTCCCCCGCCGCTCCCCCGGTGAGCGCGCGGAACGCCCGGTCCGAGCGCGGACGCCGCGACCCGGAGGAGCGTCCGCGCCGCCGGACGATTCCGTTCTTCCGGAGGAACGCATTGTGCGCTTCGAGCGACGCGCCCCGGCGCGAGTTGCGCACTTCTGCGACCTACTCAGCTTATACCCGAACGCGCTTGGCGCCACCCGGAGGTTCTCGACGGGTGTTCTCCGCGGACCCGGTTGCGTCCCAACCTCCCGCCCGGCGGCGTGAAACGGCCTCTTCTCGGAGGCGTTCCGCGCGCTCGCGGTCGGCGAGATAGGGACCGCCGGCATCCCAACGAACCCGGTGACCCCGTCCCGCCCTCCGGGAGCAAGCATCGATGGCCGTTGCACGCAAGCGCCCCGCCTCCGCCGCCGAGGAGCCGCCCGCACGGGCGGCGCCGCGGATCGGCCGGGAACCGATTCCCGTCCCCCGTCTCGTCCCGCGCGGTAAGACCGCCTTCGACACCGTCGCCTGGCGGACCCACGACGCGCTCATCAAGAACGCCGAGGGGGCCGTCATCTTCGAGCAGAAGGGGATCCACGCCCCGGCGTCGTGGAGCGAGACGAGCGTGAACATCGCCGCGTCGAAGTACTTCCGCATCATCCAGGGCCGCCGCGAGACGTCGGTGGACGGGATGATCCGGCGCGTCTGCCACTGGATCGCCCAGAAGGGCGTCGAGCTCGGCTACCTCGAGACGGCCGACGAGGCGACGACGTTCGAGGAGAGCCTCGCCTACCTCATGGTCCAGCAGATGGCGGCGTTCAACAGCCCCGTCTGGTTCAACGTCGGCGTCCGCGATCCACCGCAGTGCTCGGCCTGCTTCATCCAGTCGATCGCGGACGACATGGACTCGATCCTCGGGCTCGCGACGAGCGAGGGGCGTCTGTTCAAGGGCGGCAGCGGGACCGGGACGAACCTCTCCCCGCTGCGGGGCAGCCACGAGCGGCTCGCCGGCGGCGGGATCGCCTCGGGCCCGGTCTCGTTCATGCGCGCCTTCGACGCGCTCGCCGGCGTCATCAAGAGCGGCGGGACGACCCGCCGGGCAGCGAAGATGGTGATCCTCAACATGGACCACCCGGACATCGTCGACTTCATCGACTGCAAGGTCCGCGAAGAGGACAAGGCGCTCGCGCTGATCCGCGAGGGCTATTCGTCCAACTTCGACGGCACCGATCCGGACTCGGCCTACGCGTCGATCGCCTACCAGAACGCCAACCACTCCGTCCGCATCCCGGACGCGTTCATGGACGCCGTCGTGCGCGACGGCGAGTGGAGGACGTTCCACCGCACCGACCACGCGGTCGCGGCGACGTATCCCGCCAGGGAGCTCTGGCGCAAGCTCGCCTACGCCGCCTGGCGCTGCGGCGACCCCGGCGTCCAGTTCGACGACCTCACCAACGACTGGCACACCTGCCCGAACTCCGGCCGGATCAACGCGTCGAACCCGTGCAGCGAGTACCTGTTCCTCGACGACACCGCCTGCAACCTCGCCTCGATCAACCTGATGAAGTTCCTCGACGCGAAGGGCCTGTTCGACGTCGAGCTGTTCCGCCAGGCGGTCCGGGCGATGATCCTCGCGATGGAGATCATCGTGGACGCCTCGAGCTACCCGACCGCGCCGATCGCGCAGAACTCCCACGACTTCCGCCCGCTCGGCCTCGGCTACGCGAACCTGGGCTCGCTGCTGATGCACTACGGCCTCCCCTACGACTCGGAGGCGGGCCGCACGCTCGCCGGCGCGATCTCGGCGTTCCTCTCGGGCGAGGGCTACCACATGTCGAGCGAGATCGCCAAGCGCACGGGGCCGTTCCCGGGGTTCGAGAAGAACCGGGCGCCGATGCTGCGCGTCATGGGTAAGCACGCCAAGGCGGCCGAGCAGATCGGGCTCAATGACCCGCGCCTCACGCCGCTCGTCCAGGCGGCGGTCGACCGCTGGCACGACACGGTGAAGGCCGGCGAGCTGTGGGGCTACCGCAACGCCCAGATCTCGGTGATCGCCCCGACCGGGACGATCGGGCTCCTGATGGGCTGCGACACCCTCGGCCTCGAGCCCGAGCTCTCCCTCGTCAAGACGAAGAACCTGGTCGGCGGCGGGGTACTGCGGATGGTCAACCGGACCGTGCCGGACGGGCTCGCGAGCCGCGGCTACGATCCCGAGGAGATCCGCGCCATCAGCGAGCACCTGGAGAAGACCGGGACGATCGAGGGCGCGCCGGGGCTCGACAGCGAGGACCTCGCCATCTTCGACTGCGCGCTCGCGCCGGCGGGCGGTTCGCGCACGATCGCCCCGATGGGGCACCTCAACATGCTCGCCGCGGTCCAGCCGTTCCTCTCGGGCGGGGCGTCGAAGACGATCAACCTGCCCAACGAGTCGACCGTCGAGGAGATCGAGAAGATCTACCTCGAGGCCTGGCGCCACGGCATCAAGTCGGTCGCGCTGTACCGGGACGGCTGCAAGGCGAGCCAGCCGTTCGAGACGGGCAAGGGGCGCGCCGGCGCCCCGGGTGGGCCCCGCGGTCCCACGCGCGAGCGCCTCCCCGACGAGCGCGATGCCATCACGCACCACTTCAGCGTCGGGGGACACGACGGCTACGTGACCGTCGGCCTGTATCCCGACGGCCGCCCCGGCGAGATCTTCTTCCGGGTGACGAAGGAGGGCTCGACCGTCAACGGGCTGATGGATTCGCTCGGGATCTCGATGTCGATGGCGCTCCAGCACGGCGTGCCGCTCAAGGACCTCGTCCGGAAGCTCGCGCACCTTCGGTTCGAGCCGGCCGGTGCGACGAACAATCCGAAGATCCGATTCGCGAAATCGATCCCCGACTACGTCGCCCGGTGGCTCGCGCTCGAGTTCCTGACCGAGGAGGAGCGCCGCTCGATCGGCCTCGAGGGGCCCGCGGCGGAGGGCAACGGCAACGGGAACGGCCACGCGCCCAGTGCGCCGGCCAAGACGGGCGCGCCGGGCCAGACCGTCAAGTTCGAGACGCGGCTCCTCGATGCCTTCGCCCAGGACAGTGGGGCGCCGGGCGGGGTCAGCGAGGACGCGCCGTCGTGCGCGATCTGCGGCGGCATCATGGTGCGCTCGGGCACGTGCTACGCGTGCACGGTCTGCGGCTCCACGAGCGGCTGCTCGTAGGCGCGCGCCGGCCCCGTCTAGGGCGGGGGCGCGGCGGCGGTCTCCCCGATCGACGCCGGCGCGGGCTCGGGGGTCGGCGCGGCCTCCGTCGTCCGGGTGCCGTCGGCGAGGAAGCGGAAGTTCCGCAGCGCGAGCGAGAGCAGGAGCCCGACGAACGCGACCGCCGCGGTGATGCCGAAGACGAGCTCGAAGCCCGTGATGGCGTAGGTCGAGATCGGGACCGGCACGGGCACGCCGGGGACCGTGAGGTACGTCGTCGTGAGGAAGCTCGCGGTCACGGTGGCGGCGACGACCGGCCCGACCGCGCTGCCCAGGTTGCGGAACGTCTGGTTCATGCCGGTCTGGATGCCGAGCTCGTCGACCCGTACCGACAGGACGATGATGTTCGACATCGCGATCAGGACCGCGACGTTGCCGACGAGCGCGGGGATCGCGAAGACCATCAGCTCGTAGACGTTGGAGTGGAACAGGACGAGCCCGAGGCCGCCGAGCGCCATCACGGCGAAGCCGGTGATCATGACGGGCTTGGGGCCCTTCGCGCCCACGAAACGGCCCCAGACCGGGGCGAACAGGAGCATCGAAAGGGACGACGGCACCGAGACGAGCCCCATCTGGAACTCGTTGAAGCCGAAGCCGGGCTTGAACGGGTACTCGACGAGGATCGTGAGGCCGATGAACACGAGGAACATCCCCATGCCGACGAAGACGCCGTTGACGTTCGAGATCCAGATGTTGCGCTTTTTCAGCGCGGCGAACGAGACGACCGGGTACTTCGCCCGCGGCTCCCACACGAGGAAGAAGACGAGGCCGGCGAGGGCGAGCAGGAAGAACTGCGGTACCCCCCAGCCGATCCCGGCGAAGTGGACCGCGGAGAAGTTCGCCCAGCCCCAGTACGTGCCCTCGGTGATCGCGAACAGCGCGGTCGCGAGCGCGAAGCCGAGGCTCGCGATGCCCGGGTAGTCGATCGGGGCGGGCGTGAGGTGCGGGGACTCCCGCAGGATGAAGTAGGCGAGGACCGCGACCGCGACGGCGACCGGGATCACCGTGTGGTAGGTCAGCTGCCAGCCCGAGGTGTAGGCGATGTAGCCGCCGCCGACGAGGCCGAGCGAGGCCCCGGCCGCGAACATCGCGGAGACGATCCCCTGCGCCCGGCCGACCCGGGCCGCCGGGAACACCTCGGGGAGCATCGCGAAGGCGAGCGGGAACATCCCCATCCCGAGGCCCTGGAAGGCGCGGATCGCGATCAGGACGTAGATCTGGTTCGCCCGGTCGATCCCGAGCGCGGTGCCGATGTTCGGCGAGAAACCGGCGATGCTGACCGCGACCGCGTACAGGCTCATCACGAGGACGAGCATCCGCTTCTTGCCGTACTTGTCCCCGAGCTTGCCGAAGATCGGCGTCGCGACGGTCCCGACGAGCAGGTACGCCGAGACGATCCAGACGACGGTCGTCGCCGGAGCATCGTCGAAGAAGCTGACGAACGAGGCGAACGCCGGGATCACCATCGTCTCGACGTAGGTGACCATCAGCGCCATCACCGCGATCACGATCAGCACGTTGCGCGCGGCGCGGGCGTCGTACGGCGTCCCGGCCGCGGTGAGCGCGCTCGCCGTCTCGCTCACGCGCGTCGCCCCCGCCCGATCGTCTCGGGACCGGTCCGGCCGAGAC includes these proteins:
- a CDS encoding V-type ATPase 116kDa subunit family protein, with the translated sequence YGEAPTDAYQAFVTALSPEANGEILLGPSDEDVVRFLIVLRPGLAEPLSRLSQARGVRLTPVPHLDGTVAESLAALRARTVEIVGRRTEIAAALAKISEAWYPTVSAIAEALEIENRKSEVVTKLGASRSVFALEAWVPERDLARLESVVRAASGDRVYFYRVPTHEEPPTMMSNPSGVRRFEFFIRFYSLPQATEWDPTLVFAIVFPIFFGFMLADWGYGLTILLICLWMIAGFPGARRLPKFGRDFVKRIMGPQGMRQLAYALLPGCAIAIGLGLYSDAFFGFPLFHALFGYDSPFVPSQHVPALLLFAGFVGLAMVSLGFLFGLLKEYFHHHPRAAAGKAGGIVLAWGIAFFGLCVIHGADHVSNPLFDLYVAMLAAGLGLLVIGEGIQLGVMGLIEVLSHILSYTRLVGILLASIILALVINSIGGGLVVGGTLVGIVAGLAIILVGQSFNVILGVFEPGIQGARLIFVEYFSKFYSGNGRPFRPFGAPRTHTVPTVAPDGLAAGPLVQAPPPD
- a CDS encoding V-type ATPase subunit — encoded protein: MASSAYASALGRLRPEFSAFLPKDAYPALVQARDPAEIAKLLEGTAYGPDLQQARAAYQGITLVEVGTNRTFVRRNRHALEATPFAGRQVVGAYLTRWDRENIELILAAKAQGRALTETDEHLVSSRDIPAGLYAGVLTLDDYRTLLAQPSLESTVQALVRYGYGATILPLLETFERTHDIFPVVHALDQDYFRTVREAARFFQGDEWVVRQFLSSEIDLRNALLLLKGKAGDLALDEVLQRWFEGGSLPASLAPDLFGARGVVELAERLADRYPSIAEGTEEFQRGGSLGGFESALARDRALGELRRLRTYPLSLSVIFTYLLLAELERADLRRIAFGRMYGIAPERLSPLLVVPRL
- a CDS encoding V-type ATP synthase subunit E, with the translated sequence MSLDSLIEEIRARGEAELRATLEAQRTELGRLASERDRAIADAGTASARSADAEIARERAQRIAAAKLAARQRLYEARERRLEEGLRATRVLLAEFTNDPEYPEVLRRMVAVATNELGRPIRVSGRAEDAARLGKIAGKSFDPTPRPIVGGLVAETPDGNRRLNLSFDELLRLREDRVRELLA
- a CDS encoding ATPase, producing the protein MADPYATLAAGIAIAGGLIGTGMAQSGIGAAGMGIIAEKPEKFGQVLFFFVIPETLWIIGFVLGFILLIGAI
- a CDS encoding vitamin K epoxide reductase family protein; the protein is MRTRSLRTVVYLAAGLGLIAALFAAAEVLDPGLASVCSVSSSISCSRVLTSGLTSTLGIPDFAWGVGGFVAILVAAGLAEQRPRDRGRAYALLSLTSAGVALALYLLYVEVAQIHAICPVCVTAYVLGGVAWAGAIGLVQRQARAAAKAAAEPPEPAPEADA
- a CDS encoding DUF929 family protein; its protein translation is MVDWDRVEQLRDRGWDWDRIADDPKVGFHPEASVQEPGRALRALYHRHRRRGGRREPEAPSRPSKQDLELREHRWTLPRVGFLAVPVFGLWGLLAYLVPSPVGLLLPAIPWLALGVAAAAFILCFGLWRTQEKRWTPTYRKTLVGGVALGLVLAGTVGLTGYLAFGCPYLPPYSTLGTIGTSGTGSGSAAVSPWAYGSMSAWQDSGKPVVYFFGAEWCPYCSAGSWAIYKALSEFGNVSGAGNALAYSDPSDVYPSTPEIVLANIGYTSSWVSFQVSEYVGSYSGHPFPGTSTCFQSAYVSAYSGGTIPFLVVNGQYVHAQSQLIYPQNLQDWAGTGASTVLSDVQGESGGPWTAVQFQAWWIMAFMAKSTGAPVSQLAASLHWSSATTSGVEADFAEIP
- the rnz gene encoding ribonuclease Z, translating into MRLTFLGTAGSWPTKERSASAIALDLERELILLDCGEGTQRQFFQSSASFMRVRRVFLTHFHGDHFLGLPGLVQSMNLNNRTEPLDIYGPPDARELVERALALGYFTQRFPIAIHPLQPGESVELDGYTVRSARAEHPVPALAFRIEEGPKRGRFDGALARSLGIEGPDFRRLEAGESIRVGARVIHPSDVMGEPRPGRSIVYSGDTSPSDEVRRLAHRATVLIHEATASREIEEEANQWGHSSARQAAEIATAAEVRALFLTHFSSRYKELEALEAEANLAFPGTKAARDLLDHLVHQP
- the hutI gene encoding imidazolonepropionase, producing the protein MIRVDLVVDEIAELATLAPGPIPRTGPAMRELGIVRDAAIGIAGRRIAWIGPARRRRSEVRLAAGARTVSANGGIVVPGLVDAHTHALFAGDRAFELPRKAAGESYAEIARSGGGLYATVAATRAASDAILTDETVGRLERMVRHGATTIEVKSGYALDVPGELRLLRLLPRIARRAGVRVVPTFLGAHAVPPEFAGRADAYLDRLIADALPTIAREGLARFCDVFCEPGFFSPAQAERLLRAALAFGLGAKIHAEEFVASGGAAVAARVRATSADHLLQATPDDARRLAAAGVTAVLLPLTAFAATRAHHVPARAMVDAGVPVALGTDCSPNAWVESMPLVLAHAVHGGGLAPAEALCAATVNAAHACGLEDAGRLVVGGPADFAQFALRSLDQLGYRFDARPASIYRQGKPVFSA